CATGCACGGCAATGTCGTCGCCAGTGTTCAGAAGCTCACCTGCACCGGCATCCCCGCCGGGAGTTTCTGCATGTCGGCGGTCGTATCCACTTCGATCTCGGCCAGATAGCTCAGCCGCGCAACGTCGTCGCCGGTCAATGCGTAGTAAGGGGTGAACGACGGCTCGCTGCGGATCGAGCGCACATGCCCCTTCAGCGCAGCGCCTTGCCCTTCCAGATGCACCTGCGCGGCCTGCCCGACCTTGACCTGCAAGCGCAAGGGCTGCGGCAGATAGACGCGCGCATAGGGACGCTCGCCGACCAGCATCACCGCCAGCGGTGCGCCGATCGGCGCCTGGTCACCCTGCCGGTAGGGCAAGGCATCGACCATGCCATCGCGCGGTGCGCGCAGCTGCAGCTTCTGCAGGTTGACGCCCTGCACCACCTGCTGCGCCTGCGCAGCGTCCGCTGCGGCCTGTCCCTGCGCGATGTCCTGCGCTCGGCTGCCATGCACCAGCTCCAGCCAGGCCTGCTCGGCGGCACGCACGCTGGCCTCGGCATTGCCTGCGGCCGCGCGTGCGCGGTCCAGCTCGGCGGCGGCGATCAGGCTCTGGCGTGCCAGCGGTTGCACCCGGCGGTAGTACGCACTGGCTTCGGCAGACTGCGCACGCAAGGCGGCCAGCTGCGCCTGGGCCTGGGCGATCTGCTCCTGCCTCGGGCCGATCTTCAATTCATCCAGCTGTGCCTGCGCGCGCACGGTGTCGGCCTGCGCTGCGGCAAACTGCGCATCGCCACGAGCTGGGTCGAGCTGCATCAGCAGCGTGCCGGCCTTGACCTGCTGTCCCTCGCGCACATCCACCGTAGCAATCACCTCGGCCGCCGGTGCCGGCACCGTGATCCGGTCCCACTCCAGCGTCCCCAATGCAACCGGAGGCGTCTGGCCACAGCCTGCCAGCAGGGCGAGGCCTGCCAGTCCGATCCCACGTGTCCAGCTACCGGTATCCATGCCACCCCCTCCTGCGACGGCGCCACGGTGCCACGCGCCCCGTGCACCCACAATGATTGCAATCAGCCATGGTGTTTTTTTCACCGCCGACTGCCGAGCCTTTTACCGCAAGGCTCCGCGCCACCTATCCACAACTTGGTTCAGCATCATTCCACAGCCGGTGTGGAAAACCGGCGGGAGGTGGCCGTGTTGGGTGCCTGGCAGCGGAACATGCGCTGCCGTCACACAGGCCGAGCGGCCGTGACGGTTTTTTCACCACCACCTCATGGACCTTGTGGCACAAGCACTGCGAAGGCCTATCCACAGGTTTTCGCGCACCCCGTCCACACCGGGTGTGGAAAACCGCGTATCGGCCCGCTGCTGGCCGCGCGCCCCGTGCGCACGCTACCCTTGTCCCCCCTGAATACACTGCGGTGGAAGGCGTCCGCCCCACCGGAAGCAATGAAAAGCATCGAGCATCGAGACTTCACCCTGTCGCCGGAAGACAACGAACGGCTGGCCAACCTGTGTGGCCCGTTCGACGGTCATCTGCGGCAGATCGAACTGAAACTCGGCGTGGAAATCGCCAACCGTGGCTTCGTGTTCCGCATCAGCGGACCGAACGAGGCCATCGTCGAGGCACAGAAGCTGGTTGAAGCGCTGTACGCCGAAGCCGGCGAAACCACCTTCGACAACCACGCCATCCACCTGCGCCTGGCGCAGGCCAACGTCGAGCAGATCGCCGAACGCTCCTACGAAGCGCAGGAGGTAGCGATCAAGGTCAAGCGTGGTACGGTGCGCGGTCGCGGTGCCAACCAGGCCCGCTACCTGCACCAGATCGCTACCCACGACATCAACTTCGGCATCGGGCCGGCCGGTACCGGCAAGACCTTCCTGGCCGTGGCCAGCGCGGTCGAAGCACTGAACGAATCGCGGGTGCAGCGGCTGATCCTGGTCCGCCCCGCAGTGGAAGCCGGCGAGAAGCTGGGCTTCCTGCCCGGCGACCTGAGCCAGAAGGTCGATCCCTACCTGCGACCGCTGTACGACGCCCTTTACGAGATGATGGGCGTGGAGAAGGTGGTCAAGCTGCTGGAAAGGAACGTCATCGAGATCGCACCGCTGGCCTATATGCGCGGCCGCACGCTCAACGATGCGTTCGTGATCCTGGACGAAGCACAGAACACCACCATCGAGCAGATGAAGATGTTCCTGACCCGCCTGGGCTACGGCTCCACTGCGGTGGTCACCGGTGACCTGACCCAGACCGACCTGCCCAAGCACGTGAAGTCGGGCCTGCGCGATGCCATCGATGTGCTGCGCGAC
This genomic window from Stenotrophomonas maltophilia contains:
- a CDS encoding HlyD family secretion protein codes for the protein MDTGSWTRGIGLAGLALLAGCGQTPPVALGTLEWDRITVPAPAAEVIATVDVREGQQVKAGTLLMQLDPARGDAQFAAAQADTVRAQAQLDELKIGPRQEQIAQAQAQLAALRAQSAEASAYYRRVQPLARQSLIAAAELDRARAAAGNAEASVRAAEQAWLELVHGSRAQDIAQGQAAADAAQAQQVVQGVNLQKLQLRAPRDGMVDALPYRQGDQAPIGAPLAVMLVGERPYARVYLPQPLRLQVKVGQAAQVHLEGQGAALKGHVRSIRSEPSFTPYYALTGDDVARLSYLAEIEVDTTADMQKLPAGMPVQVSF
- a CDS encoding PhoH family protein is translated as MKSIEHRDFTLSPEDNERLANLCGPFDGHLRQIELKLGVEIANRGFVFRISGPNEAIVEAQKLVEALYAEAGETTFDNHAIHLRLAQANVEQIAERSYEAQEVAIKVKRGTVRGRGANQARYLHQIATHDINFGIGPAGTGKTFLAVASAVEALNESRVQRLILVRPAVEAGEKLGFLPGDLSQKVDPYLRPLYDALYEMMGVEKVVKLLERNVIEIAPLAYMRGRTLNDAFVILDEAQNTTIEQMKMFLTRLGYGSTAVVTGDLTQTDLPKHVKSGLRDAIDVLRDVEGVSFTFFESRDVVRHPLVARIVSAYDRRDLHQIQPGATP